One Ancylothrix sp. D3o genomic window carries:
- a CDS encoding glycosyltransferase encodes MSITTPVICTIANTLYLPQVRCLKDSFLKHHPEGKVFLLLIDKPEVGLELMLQKEGFTTIELEALGEPEINSMVARYNLFELCNALKPFLLEYLWKTYDYEKLCYFDGDIYIYDSLNQEVWDKLDEFAIVLTPHEHELPENSLLTGDKLYWVELAIRQRGIYNGGFMGVSRHPDAQKFLHWWKSRLVNFGYYKLEEGMNCDQAWLDFVPSFGLNVCINRHPGLNVGFWNLHQRYIEHENGRYKVNGMPLNFFHFSGYSTERPDFITKHNTDFTFENRPDLKSLFEHYHHHLKAANFPNKIQPKLKETENELEPYLKSVQEFKTVNSPRVSVVMPVYNGARFIQEALESVFNQTYKNCEIIVIDDGSKDNTRSVLEPFFNRIRYIYQNNEGVSSARNRGIQEASGEFIAFLDADDFFFLPTKLEEQVACFERDSSLGIVHSGWRKVNFAGEKIADVEMWKKAPNLDLETWLMWQPVLPSAMMFRREWLHRAGGFNTRFSHSEDVDLVLRLTSIGCQSYWLKKVTVAYRQHEASASIKSEKKALLINEILENFFASPNLPPSVTQLEKQVRYSTFVWQAWNLYDTGNFALMAEFLKKSLQYSSCSTTETMASWMNDFTNFYEERGIYNINTASLCNLPEWKQLVRSVVFKMPPQLRAMMAVPPTNCQ; translated from the coding sequence ATGTCTATCACTACTCCCGTTATTTGCACCATTGCTAATACTCTTTATTTACCTCAAGTTCGGTGTTTAAAAGATTCGTTTTTAAAACATCATCCAGAGGGAAAAGTCTTCCTTTTGTTGATTGATAAGCCAGAAGTCGGACTAGAATTAATGTTGCAAAAAGAGGGGTTCACGACTATTGAGTTAGAAGCACTTGGAGAGCCAGAGATTAACTCAATGGTTGCTCGCTACAACTTATTTGAACTATGTAACGCTCTCAAACCATTTTTGCTGGAATATTTGTGGAAAACTTATGACTATGAAAAACTCTGCTATTTTGATGGTGATATCTATATTTATGACTCGTTAAATCAAGAAGTTTGGGACAAACTGGATGAGTTTGCAATTGTCTTAACTCCTCACGAGCACGAACTGCCAGAAAACAGTTTGCTTACAGGAGACAAACTATATTGGGTTGAGTTAGCTATTAGACAACGAGGAATTTATAATGGTGGCTTTATGGGAGTGTCCCGACATCCCGATGCTCAAAAATTTTTGCATTGGTGGAAAAGTCGGCTGGTCAATTTTGGATACTACAAATTAGAAGAGGGAATGAATTGTGATCAAGCGTGGCTAGATTTTGTACCCAGCTTTGGTTTAAATGTTTGCATTAATCGACATCCAGGTTTAAATGTGGGCTTTTGGAATTTGCATCAGCGCTATATTGAACACGAAAATGGGCGGTATAAAGTCAATGGGATGCCCTTGAATTTTTTTCATTTTAGCGGATATTCTACAGAACGCCCAGATTTTATTACAAAACATAATACGGATTTCACATTTGAAAACCGGCCTGATCTCAAGTCGCTTTTTGAGCATTATCACCATCACCTAAAAGCTGCAAATTTCCCAAATAAAATCCAGCCCAAACTAAAGGAGACAGAAAATGAATTAGAACCCTATCTGAAAAGTGTTCAGGAATTTAAAACTGTAAACTCTCCACGAGTAAGCGTAGTAATGCCGGTTTATAACGGTGCTCGCTTTATCCAAGAAGCTCTCGAAAGCGTTTTCAACCAAACTTACAAAAACTGTGAAATAATTGTAATTGACGATGGCTCAAAAGACAACACGCGCTCGGTATTAGAGCCGTTTTTTAATCGGATACGCTATATTTACCAAAACAATGAAGGAGTATCAAGCGCTCGTAATCGGGGAATTCAAGAAGCAAGTGGCGAATTTATTGCATTTTTGGATGCCGATGACTTTTTCTTTTTACCCACTAAACTTGAAGAACAAGTTGCTTGTTTTGAGAGAGATTCTTCTTTAGGAATTGTTCATAGCGGTTGGCGAAAAGTTAATTTTGCCGGTGAAAAGATTGCCGATGTCGAAATGTGGAAAAAAGCGCCGAACTTAGACTTAGAAACTTGGTTAATGTGGCAACCCGTCCTTCCCAGTGCCATGATGTTTCGTCGAGAATGGTTGCACCGAGCCGGAGGATTTAACACTCGCTTTTCTCACTCAGAAGATGTCGATTTAGTGCTGCGATTAACGAGCATAGGCTGCCAATCTTACTGGCTAAAAAAAGTTACAGTAGCCTATCGTCAGCATGAGGCAAGCGCTTCTATTAAATCTGAAAAAAAAGCTTTATTAATTAACGAAATTTTGGAAAATTTCTTTGCGTCACCCAATTTACCGCCTAGTGTTACTCAATTAGAAAAACAAGTGCGTTATTCTACGTTTGTATGGCAAGCGTGGAATTTGTATGACACCGGCAATTTTGCTCTCATGGCTGAATTTTTAAAAAAATCATTGCAATATTCTTCTTGCTCGACAACAGAAACGATGGCGAGTTGGATGAACGACTTCACTAATTTTTATGAGGAACGCGGTATCTACAATATTAATACCGCTTCTCTTTGTAATTTGCCAGAATGGAAGCAGTTGGTACGCTCTGTTGTTTTTAAAATGCCACCACAACTTAGAGCGATGATGGCAGTTCCCCCAACAAACTGTCAATAG
- a CDS encoding glycosyltransferase, protein MSDAYPTESPKKRQEYLPKKLPKIVPVAEGVNRPLWSVMIPTYNGAKNYLIEALQSVLDQDAGPEEMQIQVVDDGSTEIEVKAIVAEVGKGRIEFFQQPQNVGMVANWNTCIERATGQWVQILHQDDKVLPGFYNSLRAPCQQNLEIGAAYSRHVCVNEWGKPLWMSPLERETAGIVRNFVELEAAENRIQFASILVRRKVYEEIGGFDWQYPYCSDWDMWKRIAARYPIWYEPQCLAWYRWHLGSMSSKIMKFGANLADQQRSIQKSREEFPDKVSAKSSSMALETYANHALYTAREKLMEGDITTARAQTQEILKMLETLEGNNEMADSYYMRHLYQTMAELEKSQGQLNQTQQELEKVQGELQETQAQLCQNQAEVKQYQEQYHTAQEELQKCQLQLDQQTQNLEQTQEELRQKNAEVEECWSLLHETKEVLEQSQSQLHETEKVLQQSQSQLHENREKAEQFQSQLHQTQAELEKSQSQLRQKNAELEECRSLLHQTEEVLEQSQSQLHETEKVLEESVEQLKQSQNKAQKYQSQLHQTQEELEQSQVQLHQKNAELEESRNQLQQSQKEVQQFNSHLYQGQEELVQLALKLKQVQEERDWLEAQSQAWMETALKTQAQLQENKSCLESQVQAWMQVAQQAHS, encoded by the coding sequence ATGTCTGATGCCTACCCGACGGAGAGCCCAAAAAAAAGGCAAGAATACCTACCAAAAAAACTACCCAAAATCGTGCCGGTGGCTGAGGGGGTAAACAGACCCTTGTGGTCGGTTATGATTCCGACATATAATGGGGCAAAAAACTATTTAATTGAGGCGCTTCAAAGTGTCCTAGACCAAGATGCCGGGCCAGAAGAAATGCAAATTCAGGTTGTAGATGATGGTTCAACAGAAATAGAAGTAAAAGCAATTGTTGCAGAAGTTGGAAAAGGCCGCATAGAATTTTTCCAACAACCACAAAATGTGGGAATGGTGGCAAACTGGAATACTTGTATTGAAAGAGCAACCGGACAATGGGTGCAAATATTACATCAAGATGATAAAGTATTACCGGGGTTTTACAACAGTCTACGCGCACCTTGTCAGCAAAATTTAGAAATCGGTGCTGCCTATTCTCGCCATGTGTGTGTTAATGAATGGGGAAAACCTTTATGGATGTCGCCTTTAGAGAGAGAAACGGCAGGGATTGTTAGGAATTTTGTTGAACTGGAGGCAGCAGAAAATCGAATTCAGTTTGCAAGTATTTTAGTGCGAAGAAAAGTGTATGAAGAAATTGGAGGTTTTGATTGGCAATATCCCTATTGTAGCGATTGGGATATGTGGAAGCGAATTGCAGCACGATATCCAATTTGGTATGAACCGCAATGTTTAGCATGGTATCGTTGGCATTTAGGTTCGATGAGTTCTAAAATTATGAAATTTGGTGCTAATTTAGCCGATCAGCAACGTTCGATTCAAAAGTCTCGTGAGGAGTTTCCAGATAAAGTTTCGGCTAAATCATCTAGTATGGCCCTGGAAACTTATGCAAATCATGCGTTATATACTGCTAGGGAAAAACTAATGGAAGGCGATATAACTACGGCAAGAGCGCAAACTCAAGAAATCCTGAAAATGCTGGAAACTTTAGAAGGAAATAATGAAATGGCAGATTCTTATTATATGCGTCATCTTTATCAAACAATGGCTGAATTAGAAAAATCTCAGGGACAATTAAACCAAACTCAGCAAGAGTTGGAAAAAGTGCAAGGCGAACTTCAAGAAACTCAAGCTCAGTTATGCCAAAATCAGGCAGAGGTTAAGCAATATCAAGAGCAATACCACACAGCACAAGAAGAGTTGCAGAAATGCCAGTTGCAATTAGATCAGCAAACACAAAATTTAGAGCAAACTCAAGAAGAACTGCGCCAAAAGAATGCAGAAGTAGAAGAGTGCTGGTCTTTACTACATGAAACTAAGGAAGTTTTAGAACAATCTCAGTCTCAGTTACATGAGACGGAGAAAGTATTACAACAGTCTCAATCTCAACTGCACGAAAATCGAGAAAAAGCGGAACAGTTCCAGTCGCAACTACATCAAACTCAGGCAGAGTTGGAAAAATCTCAATCTCAATTGCGCCAAAAAAATGCAGAATTAGAAGAGTGCCGGTCTTTGCTACATCAAACTGAAGAAGTTTTAGAACAATCGCAGTCTCAGTTGCACGAAACCGAAAAAGTTTTAGAAGAATCGGTCGAGCAGCTAAAGCAAAGTCAAAACAAGGCCCAAAAGTATCAATCGCAACTACATCAAACTCAGGAGGAACTAGAGCAATCTCAGGTACAATTACACCAAAAGAATGCCGAGCTAGAAGAGTCTCGAAATCAACTACAGCAAAGTCAAAAGGAGGTGCAGCAGTTCAATTCTCACCTCTATCAGGGTCAGGAAGAATTAGTACAATTAGCTTTAAAGCTAAAGCAAGTACAAGAGGAACGAGACTGGCTAGAAGCACAATCTCAGGCATGGATGGAGACGGCACTGAAAACACAGGCTCAATTGCAAGAAAACAAATCTTGCCTAGAGTCTCAAGTGCAAGCTTGGATGCAGGTAGCACAACAGGCTCATAGTTAG
- a CDS encoding sulfotransferase family protein: protein MDKSQTEPSILIITGMHRSGTSLTASLLQSAGLHIGNRLLSPNDGNPKGYFENLDFFEFHRRILNAHQLDKDGWTFESTINLQEHEKQLAHQIVAQNALGSVWGWKEPRTTLFLSFWADFLPQANFLFVYRCPWEVVDSLYRRGDNIFQRQPELAIKFWLHYNQIILNFAACFPKRCLFANIQEIIQSPKDYIAAITKKFKVEFSSPDLKLYDPSGLKTEAEYYHRRALIEECFPQAISTYQELESRAWHFLETPILSKSLPPASDFKIGGFQDWMTVRRLEKENQQLKAQLKEYQFNIPQITEQLEAQQKPSSNKEILPLSNYPKLHKINIDLDASRQRLANIQALLAAKSRLSP, encoded by the coding sequence ATGGACAAATCCCAGACAGAGCCTTCAATTCTAATTATCACCGGAATGCACCGGTCTGGAACTTCTTTAACAGCTTCGTTGCTTCAGAGTGCCGGTTTGCATATAGGAAATCGTTTGCTATCACCTAATGATGGAAATCCGAAAGGCTATTTTGAAAATTTAGATTTTTTTGAATTTCATCGCAGAATTCTCAACGCTCACCAACTTGATAAAGATGGGTGGACATTTGAGAGTACAATTAATTTACAAGAACATGAGAAACAACTTGCTCATCAAATTGTAGCTCAGAATGCTCTGGGTTCGGTTTGGGGATGGAAAGAGCCACGCACAACTTTATTTTTATCGTTTTGGGCAGATTTTCTGCCACAGGCTAATTTTTTATTTGTTTATCGCTGTCCTTGGGAAGTGGTAGATTCGTTATATCGGCGTGGGGACAATATTTTTCAACGTCAACCAGAGTTAGCTATAAAATTTTGGCTACATTATAACCAAATTATTTTGAATTTTGCTGCTTGCTTTCCCAAGCGCTGCCTATTCGCCAACATTCAAGAAATAATCCAATCTCCCAAAGATTATATCGCAGCAATTACCAAAAAATTCAAAGTAGAATTCTCCTCACCCGACTTAAAGCTTTACGATCCCTCTGGTTTAAAGACTGAAGCCGAATATTATCATCGACGTGCTTTAATTGAAGAGTGCTTTCCGCAAGCTATTTCTACCTACCAAGAATTGGAATCTAGGGCGTGGCATTTTCTGGAAACGCCTATTTTGTCCAAAAGTCTACCGCCTGCATCTGATTTTAAAATAGGGGGGTTTCAAGATTGGATGACTGTGCGCCGGCTGGAAAAAGAAAACCAACAGCTTAAAGCACAGTTAAAAGAGTATCAATTTAATATTCCTCAAATTACCGAACAATTAGAAGCTCAGCAAAAACCTTCCTCAAACAAAGAAATTTTGCCCTTATCTAATTATCCAAAACTACATAAAATTAACATCGATTTAGATGCTTCGAGGCAAAGACTGGCCAATATTCAAGCTTTATTAGCTGCAAAAAGCCGCTTGTCCCCGTAG
- a CDS encoding DUF6270 domain-containing protein, with the protein MINFNQKFYILGSCVSRDIFRIAQKNEMVNSYIYHSSLISQLSYPPLEWKYDSLLSPNFTNFEKKSIKIDFEKTGIDLKKMLESIIIIDLVAEMYPVLKIGSTYITGSYLFNKASFKKHLYIDETIGIRNEKRLELWIEACKEFRSIIPKKNRDNCILHKAFKAQYILEKDNRIYPYTENKELIISDNDYLSFCYNYFQDIVQPGYVIELEKSKIIANPYHVWGKGRYHYTDTYYEECWHQIEDFCRSKKNGKCEPETPPIELITREENISTSITQLRLKLDVIKKRLDISRSRLSQTKESL; encoded by the coding sequence ATGATTAACTTCAATCAAAAATTTTACATTCTTGGCTCTTGCGTTAGTAGGGACATTTTTAGAATTGCCCAAAAAAACGAAATGGTTAATTCCTATATATATCATTCTTCCTTAATCAGCCAACTTTCATATCCTCCGCTAGAATGGAAGTATGATTCTCTTTTATCGCCAAATTTTACCAATTTTGAAAAAAAATCGATAAAAATAGATTTTGAGAAAACAGGAATCGATTTAAAGAAAATGTTAGAGAGCATAATTATTATAGATTTGGTAGCTGAAATGTATCCTGTATTAAAAATTGGCTCTACTTATATAACCGGTAGCTATCTTTTCAATAAAGCTTCTTTCAAAAAACATTTATATATAGATGAGACTATCGGCATCAGAAATGAAAAACGTTTAGAACTTTGGATTGAAGCTTGCAAAGAATTTCGCTCAATTATTCCAAAAAAAAATAGAGACAATTGCATACTTCATAAAGCATTTAAAGCCCAATATATTCTTGAAAAAGACAATCGTATTTATCCTTATACAGAGAATAAAGAACTCATAATTAGTGACAACGATTATTTAAGTTTCTGCTATAATTATTTTCAAGATATTGTTCAACCAGGCTATGTTATAGAATTAGAAAAATCAAAAATAATAGCTAATCCTTATCATGTATGGGGCAAGGGCCGCTATCATTATACGGACACTTATTATGAAGAATGTTGGCATCAAATAGAAGATTTTTGCCGAAGCAAAAAAAATGGAAAATGCGAGCCAGAGACTCCCCCCATTGAATTAATTACTCGGGAGGAGAACATTAGCACAAGTATAACGCAATTACGCTTGAAGCTAGATGTGATTAAAAAACGTTTAGATATCTCGCGTTCGCGGCTTTCTCAAACTAAGGAGTCTTTATAG
- a CDS encoding amino acid adenylation domain-containing protein has translation MKEINQRIAQLSPAKRKLLEQKLQQKVKNANHQPTITPREKSQSAPLSFSQERLWILDKIEPGNPAYNRPINLRITGSLNVEALEKAINQIVERHEVLRTSFPTVDEQPIQIIATSLTVNLPRINLTHLSIKQQTKEVERIALKAAQEKFNLSQLPLIKAKLLHLSKTENILLLTMHHIIFDGWSVAVLLKEIASHYEAFVNRKSLILPPLPIQYADFAIWQRQRLQKEKLEPQLAYGQKQLGGSLPVLNLPTDRPRKPVQTFSGGKQNLLLPKNLSDSLKELSLREEVTLFMTLLAAFQILLYRYTGQEDIIVGTPIAGRNLLETENLIGVFINTLVIRCRFNSNPTFAEFLTQVRQVALEAFSHQELPFEKLVQALHPERNLSHNPIFQVLFQLRNLPNPTLTAVGVTFEECKFERGIAALDLMLDIAETSKGLVCSFEYNSDLFEAATIERMCGHFLVLLEAIVANPQQPVSQLPLLTERERHQLLVEWNDTAADYPDAKCIHQLFEEQVERTPDAVALVFGDKQLTYRQLNNRANQLAHYLQKLGVGPETVVAIYTDRSFDGVIGILGILKAGGAYTPFDPNLPLERLQYLLKDSQAQWIVAPNDFLKQVTYCQYEVTLIDANSTAIKTQPKSNPCSKVKPHNLAYIIYTSGSTGEPKGVAIEQKSLLNFATKARRQAYQVVPEGRHLLFGSLSFSGTVAELFMPLLVGAKVYLADAKDLLPGSQLVGILKNYEITNIKITPSALAAIPSTDFPALQGITIFGELNSKNILERWSQDRKHLICSYGATEVSSLSTCGYYHAGDPKIHIGKPVSNTKIYILDAYQQPVPINVIGEIYIAGIGLARGYWRNPHLTAQKFIPNPFSHKPGDILYKTGDLARYLPDGNIEYIGRIDNQVKIRGFRIELGEIEAVLNQHPNILESLVLADKDISGDKRLVAYIVPTQEKIPTLEILRHFLKQKLPNYMMPASFVILESFPLTPNGKIDRHALPTPNQLEQSSENTNVAPQTAVEKKLAEIWEKVLRLDHKIGIHDNFFDLGGHSLLSVRLVAEIEKVFHQKLPIAALFQLSTIAELATLLEAEKTTENAVQEISIPLLPPPSLDPEIYHQLLAYTAGWQGKRIAPNSLMVGLNTEGLSQPLFWCVNGFGEIQQLAKYLGINQPLYGMPSGYKVMEFTQENITALACHHAQEILTVQPKGPYLIGGYCAGSRIAVEIAQQLHHCGKVITLLALLETPALRPKPKPYPGRVALFFGCDSHLNPYQDFRWPEWGWRKFYPGGFSLDLIPGDHFYFRSEAYAEIVAEKLQTRIQAAQTLPTPGPVLPHQITYALLPDAAYFAQLIAPNSLFAQPGEVMDVKVTVKNISPVVWPDSKQSGIALGNHWLDNKGNVVCRSDGRVALPEDLPPNAEVVLSLSVKVPEAVGDYILELDLVEEGVIWFHKKGSKTTRINVKVSNQPVSSLSVSRLEKVKADLARSRSLLSQIKADL, from the coding sequence ATGAAAGAAATCAACCAAAGAATAGCCCAATTATCACCGGCAAAACGGAAATTGCTAGAACAGAAACTCCAGCAAAAAGTCAAAAATGCCAACCACCAACCCACAATTACACCACGAGAAAAATCCCAGTCCGCACCCCTCTCATTTTCTCAAGAGCGGCTGTGGATATTAGATAAAATAGAACCCGGAAATCCTGCTTACAATCGTCCGATCAACCTACGCATTACAGGTTCATTGAATGTAGAAGCCCTAGAAAAAGCAATTAACCAAATTGTGGAGCGTCACGAAGTTTTACGCACCAGTTTTCCGACAGTAGATGAACAACCTATCCAGATCATCGCTACAAGCCTAACCGTAAATTTGCCGAGAATAAACTTAACTCATTTATCAATAAAACAACAAACAAAAGAAGTCGAACGCATCGCACTTAAAGCAGCGCAAGAGAAATTTAACTTATCTCAATTGCCCCTCATAAAAGCGAAATTGCTACATCTTTCTAAAACAGAAAATATCCTGTTGCTGACAATGCACCACATTATTTTTGATGGGTGGTCAGTAGCCGTTTTACTCAAAGAAATTGCATCACATTATGAAGCTTTTGTCAACAGAAAATCCTTAATACTTCCACCACTCCCAATTCAATATGCCGACTTTGCAATATGGCAAAGACAGCGACTACAAAAGGAAAAATTAGAGCCTCAACTTGCCTACGGTCAAAAACAATTAGGCGGTAGTTTGCCTGTATTGAATTTGCCCACAGATAGACCACGAAAGCCGGTGCAGACATTCTCAGGCGGGAAGCAAAATTTATTATTGCCAAAAAACCTCAGTGACTCCCTCAAAGAACTGAGTTTGAGAGAAGAAGTCACGCTATTTATGACCTTGTTGGCAGCTTTCCAAATATTGCTTTATCGCTACACCGGCCAGGAAGATATTATTGTTGGAACGCCAATAGCAGGACGTAATCTCTTAGAAACAGAAAACTTAATTGGTGTTTTCATTAATACTTTAGTGATCCGGTGCCGGTTTAATAGCAATCCAACTTTTGCAGAATTTTTAACTCAAGTGCGTCAAGTGGCATTAGAAGCATTTTCCCATCAAGAATTACCATTTGAGAAATTAGTCCAAGCATTACACCCAGAGAGAAATCTCAGTCACAACCCAATATTTCAGGTTTTATTTCAATTAAGAAATCTTCCCAACCCAACCCTCACAGCAGTCGGTGTCACCTTTGAAGAATGCAAATTTGAGCGAGGAATTGCGGCGCTTGATTTAATGCTAGATATTGCCGAGACATCTAAAGGACTTGTTTGTTCCTTTGAATACAATAGCGATTTATTTGAAGCCGCAACCATTGAACGAATGTGCGGCCATTTTCTAGTGTTGTTAGAAGCCATAGTAGCTAATCCCCAACAGCCGGTTTCCCAATTGCCTTTATTAACAGAACGTGAACGGCATCAGTTATTAGTTGAATGGAACGACACGGCTGCCGATTATCCAGATGCTAAGTGTATTCATCAGTTATTTGAAGAGCAAGTAGAACGAACACCCGATGCAGTAGCACTGGTGTTTGGAGATAAACAATTGACCTATCGCCAGTTAAATAATCGAGCTAATCAATTGGCACATTATTTGCAAAAATTAGGAGTAGGGCCAGAGACCGTAGTGGCCATCTATACTGACCGTTCCTTTGATGGGGTGATTGGGATTTTAGGCATCCTCAAAGCAGGAGGAGCTTATACTCCCTTCGATCCCAATCTCCCATTAGAACGCTTGCAGTATTTACTAAAAGATAGCCAAGCTCAATGGATAGTCGCTCCTAACGACTTCTTAAAACAGGTTACTTATTGCCAATACGAAGTGACCCTTATTGACGCCAATTCGACAGCAATCAAAACTCAACCTAAAAGTAATCCTTGCAGTAAAGTTAAGCCACATAACCTAGCTTACATTATTTACACATCAGGGTCTACAGGTGAACCCAAAGGAGTCGCTATAGAACAGAAAAGTCTTCTGAATTTTGCCACCAAAGCTCGTCGTCAGGCATATCAGGTTGTCCCAGAGGGGCGACATTTACTGTTTGGCTCATTAAGTTTTAGTGGGACAGTTGCCGAATTGTTTATGCCATTGCTTGTGGGAGCAAAAGTCTATTTAGCAGACGCAAAAGATTTACTGCCTGGTTCACAACTTGTTGGTATTTTGAAAAACTATGAAATTACCAATATAAAAATTACCCCCTCCGCTCTAGCTGCAATCCCCAGTACAGATTTTCCTGCCTTACAAGGAATTACAATTTTTGGAGAACTAAACTCTAAAAATATTTTGGAGCGTTGGAGCCAAGATAGAAAACATCTCATTTGCAGTTATGGGGCAACGGAGGTGAGCTCTTTAAGTACCTGTGGTTACTATCATGCTGGAGATCCTAAAATTCATATTGGTAAACCGGTTTCTAACACTAAGATTTATATTTTGGATGCTTATCAACAGCCAGTTCCCATTAACGTAATAGGTGAAATTTATATTGCTGGTATTGGACTGGCTCGCGGTTATTGGCGAAACCCCCATTTAACAGCGCAAAAATTTATTCCTAATCCCTTTAGCCATAAGCCCGGAGATATTCTGTACAAAACCGGCGATCTTGCCCGTTATTTACCAGATGGTAACATCGAATATATTGGTCGCATAGATAACCAAGTAAAAATACGCGGTTTCCGCATCGAACTCGGAGAAATTGAAGCTGTACTCAATCAACATCCCAATATCTTAGAAAGCCTTGTTTTAGCCGATAAAGACATTTCAGGAGACAAACGTTTAGTCGCCTATATAGTCCCCACTCAAGAGAAAATTCCAACCCTTGAAATACTGCGTCATTTCCTAAAGCAAAAACTGCCGAACTACATGATGCCGGCATCTTTTGTAATCTTAGAATCGTTTCCCCTTACCCCTAATGGAAAAATTGATCGCCACGCCTTGCCAACACCAAATCAACTGGAACAAAGCTCAGAAAATACCAACGTTGCCCCTCAAACTGCCGTTGAAAAAAAACTAGCTGAAATTTGGGAAAAAGTGCTTAGGCTAGATCATAAAATCGGCATCCATGACAATTTCTTTGACTTGGGCGGTCATTCTCTGCTTTCGGTGCGTCTCGTCGCCGAAATCGAAAAAGTTTTCCATCAAAAACTCCCGATTGCTGCCTTATTTCAACTCAGCACCATTGCCGAACTAGCTACTCTTTTGGAAGCCGAGAAAACTACAGAAAATGCAGTTCAGGAAATATCTATCCCGTTGCTTCCGCCTCCATCCCTAGACCCAGAAATTTATCATCAACTTTTAGCTTATACCGCCGGCTGGCAAGGCAAAAGAATTGCTCCTAATTCCTTAATGGTTGGTTTAAATACTGAGGGTTTATCTCAACCTCTGTTTTGGTGCGTCAATGGCTTTGGCGAAATACAACAACTAGCTAAATATTTGGGTATCAACCAACCCTTATATGGTATGCCATCCGGTTATAAAGTGATGGAATTCACCCAAGAAAATATTACGGCTTTAGCCTGTCACCATGCCCAAGAAATTCTCACCGTCCAACCCAAAGGCCCCTACTTGATCGGCGGCTACTGTGCGGGAAGTCGGATTGCTGTTGAAATTGCCCAGCAGCTACACCACTGCGGAAAAGTTATTACTCTGCTGGCGCTGTTAGAGACCCCAGCACTACGCCCTAAACCGAAGCCCTATCCTGGTCGCGTTGCCCTGTTTTTTGGGTGTGATAGTCACTTAAACCCCTATCAAGATTTTCGGTGGCCTGAGTGGGGTTGGCGCAAGTTCTACCCAGGTGGATTTTCTTTGGATTTGATTCCGGGGGATCACTTTTATTTTAGGAGTGAAGCATACGCTGAGATAGTGGCAGAAAAGTTACAAACTCGTATTCAAGCAGCACAAACTCTTCCAACTCCTGGGCCGGTTTTACCACATCAAATTACTTATGCTTTATTGCCTGATGCGGCCTATTTTGCCCAACTTATTGCTCCCAATTCCCTGTTTGCTCAACCAGGTGAAGTGATGGATGTTAAGGTGACAGTGAAGAATATTAGCCCCGTTGTTTGGCCTGATTCAAAGCAAAGTGGGATTGCTCTGGGAAACCATTGGTTGGATAATAAAGGAAATGTAGTTTGTCGGTCTGATGGTAGAGTTGCTTTACCCGAAGATTTGCCACCAAATGCAGAGGTAGTGTTGTCGTTATCAGTCAAGGTGCCAGAGGCAGTGGGTGACTATATTTTGGAGTTGGATTTGGTGGAGGAAGGGGTGATTTGGTTTCACAAAAAAGGTTCCAAAACAACACGGATTAATGTTAAAGTGTCCAATCAACCAGTTTCCAGTCTTTCAGTTTCTCGATTGGAAAAAGTAAAAGCGGATTTGGCGCGTTCTCGTTCCCTTCTTTCCCAAATAAAAGCTGATTTGTAG